From Chrysiogenes arsenatis DSM 11915, one genomic window encodes:
- a CDS encoding ABC transporter permease subunit, with the protein MATSTFTGVYRRRKTSLRVKLAEFFSRLFITIGGIGTVLAVATVFIFLGSVVVPLFQSETAKPLATFGAMETTSSSFIAINEYNTVGFSGVNNGTELDIFRVDTGAIMKKVLFFPDAEPTAYHYDNITGTVTYGFADGSVVFGEIGFTVEFREQESIDEALRHTPEGELIVLENGLAEKTPSGQFRAYTVRYQLDDPIAGAAGDSILLVDRIVRANGTLLATLSVNGDLNISSVTKRRNLLTGKTTTSLASGSIHLEYFDRKGQPEFLYLSEIGDTVYVIWKDGHVVRIDSRIIEAPVIAEELEMVGDSSRYITKVEPLLGRQTLLVGDSQGNVTTWFRIKPDNATSADGALLVNASQFAGSGSPVTSIISSYRKRMFLAGYADGSVRIFHVTTDREVLHTSIGDSPIQALAISPKNDKFAVFNQEKGVLFELHAPHIEATWKSLFSKTRYETSAEAEHVWQSSSGTDDFEPKYGLIPLIFGTLKATFYSMLFGAPIALMAAIYTSEFLNRKIRARVKPVVEVMASLPSVVLGFLAALTIAPFVEGSVPAVLSAFLTIPIAFLLCAYLMQLLPTEKIIRLSEYRFYFIFLVALPLGIFLASVVGPLAESVIFYGDIKLWLNGRVGDGFPGWFLMLIPLSAIAVAFGMKRMSESFSDRIGANTENSQKVGRIELFKFLVGLVLTFALAAALAKLIAMVGFDSRADLPLVGQIFGTYVQRNALVVGFIMGFAIIPIIYTLAEDALTSVPEHLRSASLAAGATPWQTAVRIIIPTAMSGLFSALMIGLGRAVGETMIVLMAAGNTPVLEMNLFNGFRTLSANIAVELPEAVVHSTHYRTLFLAALTLFVMTFVLNTVAEVVRQRFRKKAFEL; encoded by the coding sequence ATGGCGACTTCTACATTTACCGGCGTCTATCGTAGGCGGAAAACAAGTTTGCGGGTAAAGTTGGCCGAGTTTTTTTCACGACTATTTATCACCATCGGGGGAATTGGGACGGTTTTAGCGGTAGCCACCGTGTTTATCTTTCTTGGCTCCGTTGTTGTTCCGCTTTTTCAGTCGGAAACAGCAAAGCCGCTTGCAACTTTTGGTGCGATGGAGACAACCTCGTCGAGTTTTATCGCGATCAATGAGTACAATACGGTAGGATTTTCCGGTGTGAATAACGGTACGGAACTTGATATTTTCCGTGTTGATACCGGCGCGATCATGAAAAAAGTGTTATTTTTTCCCGATGCAGAACCTACCGCCTATCACTATGACAATATCACCGGAACCGTTACGTATGGCTTTGCCGATGGTTCCGTTGTTTTTGGAGAAATAGGCTTTACGGTCGAATTCCGTGAACAAGAAAGTATCGACGAAGCACTTCGTCATACGCCTGAAGGTGAGTTGATTGTACTGGAAAACGGCTTGGCGGAAAAAACGCCCAGCGGACAGTTTCGCGCGTACACGGTTCGGTATCAGCTTGATGACCCGATTGCCGGAGCGGCGGGTGATTCTATTCTTTTAGTCGACCGCATTGTGCGTGCGAATGGGACGTTGCTGGCGACATTATCGGTCAACGGTGATTTGAATATTAGTTCTGTGACCAAACGGCGCAATTTATTGACGGGCAAAACAACCACTTCGCTGGCTTCAGGCAGTATCCACCTAGAGTATTTTGACAGGAAAGGCCAGCCGGAGTTTCTCTATCTTTCGGAAATTGGCGACACCGTGTATGTCATCTGGAAAGATGGCCACGTGGTGCGGATAGATTCGCGTATCATCGAAGCTCCAGTGATTGCCGAAGAGCTGGAGATGGTTGGCGATTCGAGCCGGTATATTACGAAAGTTGAACCACTGCTCGGGCGTCAAACATTGCTGGTTGGCGATTCTCAAGGGAACGTGACCACATGGTTTCGCATTAAGCCAGATAATGCTACCAGTGCAGATGGTGCCTTGTTGGTGAATGCATCACAATTTGCGGGAAGTGGATCTCCGGTGACAAGCATCATCTCTTCCTACCGCAAACGGATGTTCCTCGCGGGATATGCTGATGGTTCGGTACGGATTTTCCACGTAACGACGGATCGTGAAGTGCTGCATACGAGTATTGGCGATTCGCCGATTCAGGCACTTGCCATTTCACCGAAGAACGATAAATTCGCTGTTTTTAATCAGGAAAAAGGGGTGTTGTTTGAACTTCACGCGCCACACATCGAAGCGACGTGGAAGTCACTTTTTAGCAAAACCCGCTATGAAACTTCGGCAGAGGCAGAGCACGTTTGGCAATCATCAAGTGGTACGGATGACTTTGAGCCAAAGTACGGTTTGATTCCATTAATCTTTGGCACGCTCAAGGCGACGTTTTACTCTATGCTTTTCGGAGCGCCGATTGCTTTGATGGCGGCCATTTACACCAGTGAATTCTTAAATCGCAAAATTCGTGCGCGGGTCAAGCCCGTAGTTGAAGTGATGGCCAGTTTGCCGAGTGTTGTGCTTGGATTTTTGGCAGCACTGACGATTGCCCCTTTTGTTGAGGGATCGGTGCCAGCCGTGCTCAGTGCCTTTCTTACGATTCCGATAGCATTTTTGCTCTGCGCCTACCTTATGCAGTTATTGCCGACAGAAAAAATTATTCGCCTGAGCGAATACCGCTTTTATTTCATTTTTTTGGTTGCCTTGCCGTTGGGAATTTTTCTGGCGAGTGTTGTTGGGCCACTGGCCGAATCGGTCATTTTTTACGGTGATATTAAACTGTGGCTGAATGGCCGTGTGGGCGATGGTTTCCCTGGATGGTTTCTGATGCTCATCCCCCTGAGTGCGATAGCGGTAGCGTTTGGCATGAAGCGGATGAGCGAGTCGTTCAGTGACCGTATCGGTGCGAATACCGAGAACTCGCAGAAGGTTGGCCGCATCGAGTTGTTCAAGTTTTTGGTCGGCTTAGTGCTCACCTTTGCTCTGGCCGCCGCGCTAGCAAAGTTGATTGCTATGGTCGGCTTTGATTCACGTGCCGATTTACCGCTCGTTGGTCAGATCTTTGGCACGTATGTCCAACGGAATGCACTTGTCGTTGGCTTTATTATGGGGTTTGCGATCATCCCGATTATCTACACCCTTGCCGAAGATGCGCTGACCAGTGTTCCCGAACACCTCCGTTCGGCATCGTTAGCAGCTGGAGCAACGCCATGGCAAACGGCGGTGCGGATTATTATTCCAACCGCTATGAGCGGACTGTTTTCGGCGTTGATGATTGGACTTGGACGCGCCGTTGGTGAAACGATGATCGTGCTTATGGCGGCAGGTAATACGCCGGTACTGGAGATGAATCTGTTTAATGGATTCCGCACCCTTTCGGCGAATATTGCCGTCGAGCTTCCCGAGGCCGTCGTTCACAGTACCCATTACCGCACGC
- a CDS encoding PstS family phosphate ABC transporter substrate-binding protein: MSKKITFTALALAAATVIPAAAIASSLVDPKLPSYKPVQGVSGSLKSVGSDSMNNEMTLWAEGFLKHYPNVKIEIEGKGSSTAPAALIAGTAQFGPMSRAMNGKEIDNFEKKYGYKPTELGTSIDMLAVYVNKDNPIECMTLQQVDAVFSKDRRGGHSSDITNWGQLGLTGEWADKPISLYGRNAASGTYGYFKENALFKGDYKDTVKEQPGSSSVVQGVASEKFGIGYSGIGYKTADVKTVALATGPNATCVPAEPAFAYTGEYPLARFLYVYVNHQPGSQLDPLRAEFIKYVFSKQGQEDVVKDGYFPVSNTIAVEQLSNVGIK, encoded by the coding sequence ATGTCGAAAAAGATTACGTTTACCGCCCTCGCTCTTGCAGCGGCCACGGTTATCCCTGCCGCCGCGATCGCATCCAGTCTTGTTGATCCAAAACTTCCTTCTTACAAGCCAGTCCAGGGCGTTTCCGGCAGCTTGAAAAGTGTTGGTTCCGACTCCATGAATAATGAGATGACGCTGTGGGCAGAGGGCTTTTTGAAGCACTATCCAAACGTAAAAATCGAAATTGAAGGCAAAGGGTCTTCCACGGCTCCAGCGGCGCTTATTGCTGGTACCGCTCAATTTGGCCCGATGAGCCGCGCCATGAACGGCAAAGAAATTGACAACTTTGAAAAGAAATATGGCTACAAGCCAACCGAACTTGGCACCAGCATTGATATGCTTGCGGTGTATGTGAACAAAGATAACCCCATTGAGTGCATGACGTTACAACAGGTTGATGCGGTGTTTTCTAAAGACCGTCGCGGTGGTCATTCAAGTGACATTACGAACTGGGGTCAGTTGGGTTTGACTGGCGAATGGGCGGATAAACCGATCAGCCTTTATGGTCGTAATGCGGCTTCTGGTACCTACGGATACTTCAAAGAAAACGCGCTTTTCAAGGGCGATTATAAAGATACCGTGAAGGAGCAGCCAGGTAGCTCGTCAGTTGTTCAGGGTGTTGCCAGCGAAAAGTTTGGTATTGGCTATAGTGGTATTGGCTACAAAACGGCTGACGTGAAAACGGTAGCACTGGCAACTGGCCCGAATGCTACTTGTGTTCCGGCTGAACCCGCATTCGCGTACACCGGCGAATATCCACTTGCCCGCTTCCTGTATGTGTATGTCAACCACCAGCCTGGGAGTCAGCTTGACCCGCTGCGCGCTGAGTTCATTAAGTATGTCTTTAGTAAACAGGGACAGGAAGACGTCGTGAAAGATGGCTATTTCCCCGTGTCTAACACGATTGCAGTAGAGCAGCTATCCAATGTCGGTATTAAATAA
- a CDS encoding PstC family ABC transporter permease, whose product MNALRSTTSLCSVLLFPLGVLAAETPTPPFWTLASGSVLTCLLALVLAIPISLAIALLLSELLPPSRVRSAFIGLLGALAFVPGIVYGMVVVFIFKPFTRETSEVAALFLPEPVSLLGILFQEGLPELDIIVASLVLAAMVIPYMATTMREAFLKIDPQMREAAYALGATRTEVVRDVLLPSAQTGLIAGIVLAMGRALAEVMALFLLMGYLHEIPVSFFNASTSSSVLFLFATLLLFGSALLLYQVRRILAREGMLP is encoded by the coding sequence ATGAACGCGCTTCGATCTACCACTTCACTGTGTAGTGTTCTGCTTTTCCCTTTGGGCGTATTGGCTGCGGAAACGCCGACGCCTCCGTTTTGGACGCTTGCCAGCGGTTCAGTGCTCACGTGCCTCCTCGCATTGGTTCTGGCAATACCCATCTCGCTTGCTATCGCGCTACTCCTGAGCGAACTCCTTCCGCCATCGCGTGTCCGAAGCGCCTTCATAGGCTTGCTGGGAGCACTGGCCTTTGTGCCAGGCATTGTGTATGGCATGGTGGTGGTATTTATTTTTAAGCCCTTTACGCGCGAAACATCTGAAGTCGCTGCGCTCTTTTTACCGGAGCCGGTATCGCTTCTCGGCATCCTTTTTCAGGAAGGGTTGCCTGAACTTGATATTATTGTCGCCTCCCTTGTGCTCGCCGCGATGGTGATCCCCTACATGGCCACCACTATGCGGGAAGCATTTTTAAAAATTGATCCGCAAATGCGCGAAGCGGCCTATGCATTAGGTGCGACTCGTACCGAAGTGGTGCGCGATGTGTTACTGCCGAGCGCCCAAACCGGCCTGATTGCAGGAATTGTATTAGCGATGGGGCGTGCACTGGCAGAGGTGATGGCGCTTTTTTTGCTGATGGGATACTTGCATGAAATACCAGTATCATTTTTTAACGCCTCTACAAGCAGTTCTGTGCTGTTTTTATTTGCGACGTTGCTATTGTTTGGCAGTGCGCTTTTGCTCTACCAAGTTCGCCGCATACTGGCGCGCGAAGGGATGTTGCCATGA
- a CDS encoding phosphate ABC transporter ATP-binding protein, with product MSATAPILSTHELSLHYGTMQALNRVSLDIVPKEIAAIIGPSGCGKSSLVRCFNRMHDLYANVAYQGEIRYDGNNVLAPSTDCTWLRRRLGMVFPKPVLFPKSLRENMRHGLKMRGIAHRAELDDRMEAVLRRTGLWNECKDRLDHKPHMLSLGLQQRLVIARALSMEPEILILDEPTSALDPVATGKIEELLLELKASLTIILVTNNIQQAARLSDTTAFMYLGRLVECNRTEVMFTMPKDTLTEAYITGRFS from the coding sequence ATGAGTGCGACAGCGCCTATTCTTTCTACCCACGAACTTTCGCTGCACTACGGCACCATGCAGGCGCTCAACCGCGTTTCACTGGATATTGTCCCGAAAGAGATTGCTGCCATTATTGGCCCTTCGGGGTGTGGCAAATCATCGCTGGTGCGTTGTTTCAATCGCATGCACGACCTCTATGCGAACGTCGCCTATCAGGGCGAAATTCGCTATGACGGGAACAACGTCCTGGCACCAAGCACCGATTGCACGTGGCTCCGTCGTCGACTGGGGATGGTTTTCCCCAAGCCGGTGCTCTTTCCGAAATCATTACGTGAAAACATGCGTCACGGGCTGAAAATGCGCGGCATCGCCCACCGTGCCGAACTCGACGACCGCATGGAGGCGGTGCTACGTCGCACGGGGTTATGGAATGAGTGCAAAGATCGCTTGGATCACAAACCCCACATGCTGAGCCTCGGGTTGCAGCAACGTTTGGTGATTGCGCGCGCCCTGAGTATGGAGCCAGAAATCCTGATTTTAGATGAACCGACCAGCGCGCTTGACCCCGTCGCTACCGGAAAAATCGAAGAGTTGTTGCTGGAACTCAAAGCATCGCTCACTATTATTTTGGTCACCAATAATATCCAGCAAGCCGCACGGCTGTCAGATACCACGGCTTTTATGTATTTAGGCCGTTTAGTGGAATGTAACCGAACCGAAGTGATGTTTACCATGCCCAAAGATACACTGACCGAAGCGTATATCACGGGGCGTTTTAGCTAA